The DNA region GGAAAAGGCAGAGGTTGATAGAAGAAACGGGCGTGGAGAACCTAAAGAGGGCAATAAGCGACCTGCTTTACGGAAAGGCAAACAGCTGGGAAGAAAGGGTAGAAAACTTTGTAAATTCCATAAAGGGTGTGGATAGGACCGCTGCAAGGGACTTAGCGTCCGAGCTTTTGCACTTTACCTTCCCGGAAGATTACGTTCTTTGGACCAGTTGGATATGGGATCCAGAAAGCGAGAGTGGTGCAGTTGTGTTCTTAAAAGAGGAACCACCCAAAAGACACATGTACGGAGAGACTTACGAGGAGTTTGAGCAAATTTACAAGCAGATTCAAGAAAAACTCTTGGATTTTGGTATAAAGGTCAGGGGTTATCTTTTTGTAGACATCTTCCTTGCCATGATATACGCTACCTATGTGGATTACATGACTTTATCTACAATGCACAGCGCCAAGGGATTCTTCCCTCCCGCTGGCGTCATGGCAAGGAGGCTTTTAGGGGTCCAAAGGCCCGAAGAAATTCAGTTGGAGGTTTAAACCATGGCTATACACGAAAGAAGTTTGGTAGAACCAGAAAGAATTGTAAGGAAAGAAAGGCTTGTTATTGATGGTGTGGATGTGTCAGGAGATTGGAACCTGATCATTCTCCCAAGAGTGATAAACGACTACGACCTTGATTTTGCTAAGGAGATAATGAATTCTCCAGATGGAAAGACTATAGTTCAGTGCTACCAGTGCTCTTACTGCACTGCATCTTGCCCTGTGCACAACTATTGGGACGAAAGATACAACCCAAGACACTTCATATACTTGGCAAGGCTTGGAATGATAGACGAGCTTCAAAAAAGAGCGGATGTTATGTGGAGGTGTGTATCCTGCCACAAATGCACCCACAGGTGTCCAAAGGGCGTGCTTGTGGAGGAAGTGCTAAAAGTGATCCTAAGGGTTATGGCAAAGAAGGGATACATTGACGAGTATCCTTCTAAAAAGTTTGACAAGTTCTTCACAGAAAGCGTGGTTGAATACGGAAGGATAGAGGATGGAGAGCTGCTCTTTGGTTGGATAGAAAAGCAAGGATACAAGGTTGTAAAGGATCCCATACTCAAAAAGCCTATACCTTTCATAGGGGAAACTCCCGAGTGGCTAAAACAGTTGGTTTTAAAACCCATAAAATCTATGAACGTGGATTTTCTCATACTGAACGCCAAGCACATGCTCTTTCATCCAAGGACTAAAAACTGGAACAAGTTTAAACAGGTTTTGAGAAAGGTTATGAAAGAAGAAGGAGTATCAATTTAAAGGAGGTTTAAAAATGGGTGTTATAGGAAAAAGAGTGGCGTACTATCCCGGCTGTTCCTTAGAAGGTGCAGCAAGGGCTTATGATGTTTCTACTAAAATAGTAGCGAGGGAACTTGGGCTGGAGCTAGATTACCTGGAGGACTATAACTGCTGTGGTGCTATGGAGTCAAAAAACGTAACCTTTATGGGAACCTTGCTCTTGAATGCTAGGAACATGTCTTTGGCAAGAAAGCAAGGACACGATGTGATAGTGGCACCTTGTAACGGATGCTCCTTTTCGCTTCAAAGAGCTGAATACTTTTTGGAAACAGACAGTAAGGTTTTTGAAAAGGTAAATGCACTCCTCAAAGAAGGTGGTGTGGATCCATTGGATAAAATCCCAGAAACTTATCATATCCTTGAGTGGTTTTACCACGAGGCTGGTCCTCAGAAGGTAAAGGAGAAAACTAAAAAACCTCTAAGAGGACTTAAGGTTGCCAACTACTACGGCTGTCTCTATACAAGACCACACTTTTATGCAAAAACCTATGCCCACGCAGGGGGACAGGAAGAAGAGGTAAGACCCAGAAGAAGAGAAACAGCAGACGATGACGAGCATCCGTACTACATGAATGCTTTGCTGGAAGCGGCAGGAGCTACTAGCGTGCCCTTTGAACCCATGCACACCCAATGCTGTGGAGGTCCGCACTCCTTATCAGATGAGCAAGTTTCTGAAAAGTTTGTCATGATGATCCTTCAAACAGCTAAAAGAAACGGAGCAGACATAATAGCCACAGAGTGCCCTCTATGCCATGCATCCTTGGAGATGTACAGACACAGACTTATGATGAAAGGGGTGCCCGATGTAGACGTGCCTGCAGCCTACTTTACCCAGCTTCTTGGACTTGCCTTTGGATACAGTGCAAGTGATGTGAAGCTCAAGGACAATCTATCAGATCCTCTTCCAGTGCTAAAAAGACTCGGCTTGGCTTGAGGTTAGAAAATGGAAAAGGAGTGGGAATACAACGGATGTATGATCCCACTCGACCTTTACTATGAAATAGAAACCCAAACCTGGGTAAAGGTAAACGAAGACGGAACAGTTACTATGGGTTTGACAGATGTGGGGCAGGTGCGTGCTGGGCGCTTGCTCCACGCTCGCATAAAGGAAAAGGGGAAGTTTATAAAAAAGGGAAAACCTGTTGCTTCTCTTGAAAGTGGTAAGTGGGCTGGACCTATAAATGCCTTAGTGGAAGGGGAAGTGGTAGATAGGAATGAAAAGGTTTTGGAACAGCCGGATATAATAAACTACGACCCATACGGTGAAGGATGGATAGTAAGGATGAAGCCTGTGGATTTGGAAAGAGACCTAAAAGACCTTCTCTATGGACCTCAGGCAATAGATAAGATGAAGGAATACATAGATGAATGGGATATAATCTGTATGAGGTGCACTTAGATGGCAGCAAAGGACAAACACGTCATACTTTTAGTATCTCAGTGGTGTGCCACATGCCCAGATGCGGATGCCCTCTGGCAAAAACTCCAAAAGGAGTATGGCTTTAAGTATGAGGTTTTGGATGTGGCTCAGCCTGAAGGTAGGATGTGGGCAAAGAAGCTTATAGTTAGGGCTGTTCCTTCTACTATCATAGACGGAAAACTTGCCTTTGTGGGAGTTCCTTCTGAAGAAGAGGCTAGGAGGGCTTTAGAATCGTGAAGGTAATTATCTTGATGACAAGCGGGCCGAAAACTCCGTGGAGGTGCGCATCGCCTTTTTACATAGCAGCTCTGATGGCCTCTAACGACGCAGAAGTGGAGATGTTCTTTAACATGGACGGGACTAAGCTTTTAAAAAAGGGAGTGGCGGAGAAAATACTTCCTGCCGAGCCAAACTGTCTTAGTTCCAACGGAAAGAAACTAAAGACTGTTTATGACTTTATGAAGGACGCAAAACAGGCGGGTGTAAAGTTCTATTCTTGCAAACAGGCGATAGACTCTTTGGGCTACAAATCTGAAGATCTCATACCAGAGCTGGACGGTATTGTGCCAGCCAGTGAGTTTGCCCTGAGGGCAATGGAAGCAGATAAAGTGCTAACATTTTGAAATCTTATAGAAGGAGGGTATAACATGGCAGTAGTTAATGGATGCAACATTCCAGAGGATCTGCTGTACGATGTAGATCCGGAGGCCAATGCCTTCACCTGGGCGAAAGACAACGGTGATGGCACTTACACCATAGGGCTAACGTCCATAGCCGCAGCTATGGCAGGAAGGCTTGTGGCTTACACACCC from Thermocrinis sp. includes:
- a CDS encoding 4Fe-4S dicluster domain-containing protein translates to MAIHERSLVEPERIVRKERLVIDGVDVSGDWNLIILPRVINDYDLDFAKEIMNSPDGKTIVQCYQCSYCTASCPVHNYWDERYNPRHFIYLARLGMIDELQKRADVMWRCVSCHKCTHRCPKGVLVEEVLKVILRVMAKKGYIDEYPSKKFDKFFTESVVEYGRIEDGELLFGWIEKQGYKVVKDPILKKPIPFIGETPEWLKQLVLKPIKSMNVDFLILNAKHMLFHPRTKNWNKFKQVLRKVMKEEGVSI
- a CDS encoding CoB--CoM heterodisulfide reductase iron-sulfur subunit B family protein; translated protein: MGVIGKRVAYYPGCSLEGAARAYDVSTKIVARELGLELDYLEDYNCCGAMESKNVTFMGTLLLNARNMSLARKQGHDVIVAPCNGCSFSLQRAEYFLETDSKVFEKVNALLKEGGVDPLDKIPETYHILEWFYHEAGPQKVKEKTKKPLRGLKVANYYGCLYTRPHFYAKTYAHAGGQEEEVRPRRRETADDDEHPYYMNALLEAAGATSVPFEPMHTQCCGGPHSLSDEQVSEKFVMMILQTAKRNGADIIATECPLCHASLEMYRHRLMMKGVPDVDVPAAYFTQLLGLAFGYSASDVKLKDNLSDPLPVLKRLGLA
- a CDS encoding glycine cleavage system protein H; translated protein: MEKEWEYNGCMIPLDLYYEIETQTWVKVNEDGTVTMGLTDVGQVRAGRLLHARIKEKGKFIKKGKPVASLESGKWAGPINALVEGEVVDRNEKVLEQPDIINYDPYGEGWIVRMKPVDLERDLKDLLYGPQAIDKMKEYIDEWDIICMRCT
- a CDS encoding thioredoxin family protein; this translates as MAAKDKHVILLVSQWCATCPDADALWQKLQKEYGFKYEVLDVAQPEGRMWAKKLIVRAVPSTIIDGKLAFVGVPSEEEARRALES
- a CDS encoding DsrE family protein → MKVIILMTSGPKTPWRCASPFYIAALMASNDAEVEMFFNMDGTKLLKKGVAEKILPAEPNCLSSNGKKLKTVYDFMKDAKQAGVKFYSCKQAIDSLGYKSEDLIPELDGIVPASEFALRAMEADKVLTF